Genomic segment of Paenibacillaceae bacterium GAS479:
TCGGAGAGCGGGTTGCCCCGACGAAGCGAGTCCGCTGAGCTACGCAAATATCCAGCGATGACGCGGTTGCCGACCGCCTCTTCGACAATTTGCAGCGCCTGCAGCATCGGCACCGAGCTAGCATACAGCGACGAAAGTGTGCGCGATACCTGGGCGATTGCGCCCTTTTGCTGTAGCTTGCCGAACACCGGCAGCTTCAGCTTCACATAATCCAGCGCGTAAGCTCCGCGCTTCGTTTTTTTCAACGCATACAGGGCCGCACCTAGAAGCACTAAGCCCCCCAACCACAAGTACCACTGGTTCTCAAGGCTGGCGCTCATCGCCATAACGATCTTGGTAATGGTTGGCAGCTCGGCATTCATGGACTCGAACATGCTGACGAATTGGGGTACGATCGCCTTGAGCAGATAAACGACCGCCGCAACAGCCAGCATACCGACGATGACAGGGTAGGTGAGTGCGGATTTGATCTTCTCTCGTGTGACATGCGCCTTTTCGAAAAAGGTAGCAAGCCGCTCCAGCGTCCCTTCCAGGTCGCCGGATTCTTCACCGGCCCTGATCATGCTCGTGAACATGACTGGGAAGATCCGTTTATGCTCCTGAGCTGCTTGCGAGTAGGAGCTGCCGCGCAGCAGCGAGGCATGAACATCGCGAAGCGCCTTACGCAGCGCCTTGCTTTCCGTCTGCTGAGAGAGAATATCCGTCGCATGCACGAGCGGAACTCCGGCCCTGATCAGCGTTGCGAATTGTCGGCAGTACACGATAAAATGCGCCATTTTGACGGGATTCCCGATATAGATATCCATGTTCAGCAGTGTATTGCGATGCTCCTCCAGCGCCAAAACGATGAGTCCACGCCGCCGCAGCTCCTCGACCGCCGACGACTTGTCCATGGCCGTCAGCATCCCCTTCAGCTGCTTGCCGCTTCCGCTTTTGACATGGTATAGAAATTGCGCCAAACGTCTATTCCCC
This window contains:
- a CDS encoding type IV pilus assembly protein PilC; this translates as MAQFLYHVKSGSGKQLKGMLTAMDKSSAVEELRRRGLIVLALEEHRNTLLNMDIYIGNPVKMAHFIVYCRQFATLIRAGVPLVHATDILSQQTESKALRKALRDVHASLLRGSSYSQAAQEHKRIFPVMFTSMIRAGEESGDLEGTLERLATFFEKAHVTREKIKSALTYPVIVGMLAVAAVVYLLKAIVPQFVSMFESMNAELPTITKIVMAMSASLENQWYLWLGGLVLLGAALYALKKTKRGAYALDYVKLKLPVFGKLQQKGAIAQVSRTLSSLYASSVPMLQALQIVEEAVGNRVIAGYLRSSADSLRRGNPLSEPLKQAWVFPPLVTQMIAVGEETGALDEMLAKVADFYEMDVDNTVDRLKSLIEPLLIVFLAGVVGLIVAAIMLPMFSLYGQLG